ACTGGGCCTAGACGCGGCGCCGCTTGGGAGGACGGCAGCCGTTGTGGGGAATCGGGGTGGTGTCGCGGATCAGGTTCACCTGAAGGCCGACGGCCTGGAGGGACCTGATGGCCGATTCCCGACCCGGTCCGGGACCCTTGACGACGACGTCGATCTGCTGAAGCCCATGATCCTGGGCGGTCTTGGCGGCCTGAGCGGCGGCCATCTGGGCGGCGTAGGGCGTCGATTTGCGGGCGCCCTTGAAGCCCACGTTGCCGCCGGAAGCCCAGGAGATGAGGTTACCCTGCTTGTCGCTGATGCTGACAA
The DNA window shown above is from Aminithiophilus ramosus and carries:
- the rpsK gene encoding 30S ribosomal protein S11 — encoded protein: MAKRVQRRGKRKEKKNINYGVVHIFSTFNNTIVSISDKQGNLISWASGGNVGFKGARKSTPYAAQMAAAQAAKTAQDHGLQQIDVVVKGPGPGRESAIRSLQAVGLQVNLIRDTTPIPHNGCRPPKRRRV